CAGATATTGGGAATATAATGTCCCGGTAAAAATCAATAAACAATCCAATGATACGATTTGGGCAGAAGCTGAGTTCAGAAAGCCTAATTTAATGCGTGAACAGGTTCACAATGAAGAAATGAGTGCCCAACGTCCAATTGACAGTACATGTACCATATTATATACATATAAAGAGGAATCTTTAAAATTGGTCGTGCCTAAACTTAAACTACTTAAAGCAGAATAAACATTTATGAGACATTTGTAACCCGCTGAACATTTAGTCGGATTTACCAAAGGTTTATTACTCTTCGGGAATACATCATTGTATATTGTATTCTCATTTAAAATCCATTGATTATGTCTGATTATACCTATATAGATCAACGCTTACATTTACTATCTCAAATTATTGCCAAAGCCAATAGGTCTTTTATTCCCAAAAGAGATGATGACAGTCATACCAATTTAGGGTTTGATCCTATCAGTAATAGAATTCTGGGTAGATGGATTCAAACTTCATCTGAGCGATTAATGCTAACTTATAACCTGAATTTGCAGGAATTCCAGTGGATCAATGACCATCAGGAAATAAAGGTTACCATTTCATCTAAAAACAAGTTTATTACTCAAATAGAAATGGAACTGATTCGATTATCTGATTCTTTATCTCTTGAAAACTCAGATTTTTCAGCCCCGATGCATTATGAGATTCCAGACTATTCTTTTAAGAATGATCCTATTCCTGAATTTTCATCCGGCCAAATAAAAGAATGGGTACATTATCGAACATTAGCAAATACAGCCAGTTTTGAATTCATCCAGCATGTAGGTATTCATGAAGAAGTACGTATCTGGCCACATCATTTTGATACGGGTATCTATATAGTAGTAAATAAGCAACTAGGAATCGGGTTTGGATTAGCTATGGAAGATGGTCTGGCTAATATTCCATATTTCTATATGTCGGGTTATGGATTAAAAAATGAACTGGAGTATCAAAACCTTTCAGAACCAGGAATCGGTCGTTGGGAAATTGGACCGCATTGGAAAGGTGCGCTACTTCCCATTGATCAAATCAAATCGGATCAAACACTGCATCAATTTATGAAGGACGCGTCAGGTTATTTTTTAGAAACTTCCAGGACTTCTTAGGCCATATTTTGATTATTTGCATTCATTCGTAGCTCATAAATTCATACAAAACAGCTCAGACCCCTTGATATCAGTGGATTTGAGACCCAGTTATTAACAAATGTTGATAGTTTTCAACAAAACGCACCAATTTACTCCTAAATCCTTGCTATAAGTGAGTTATAGCATATATTTGGACAGAGTAATTAAATATTAATAACCTCTTAATTTAAATTATTATGAATAAAGCACAATTAATTGATGCTATGGCTGAAGGAGCTGGAATCTCAAAAGCAGCTGCAAAAAGCGCGTTAGAAGCATTTGTTAGCGCTACTGAGTCTACTTTAAAATCAGGTGGACGTGTTTCTTTAGTTGGTTTTGGATCTTTCTCTGTTTCTAAGAGAAATGCTAGAACTGGACGTAATCCTCAAACTGGAGCTGAAATCCAAATTGCAGCTAAGAATGTAGTTAAGTTCAAAGCAGGTTCTGATCTTTCTGATTCAGTAAACTAATCTGA
This genomic interval from bacterium SCSIO 12643 contains the following:
- a CDS encoding HU family DNA-binding protein gives rise to the protein MNKAQLIDAMAEGAGISKAAAKSALEAFVSATESTLKSGGRVSLVGFGSFSVSKRNARTGRNPQTGAEIQIAAKNVVKFKAGSDLSDSVN